A stretch of Vespula vulgaris chromosome 5, iyVesVulg1.1, whole genome shotgun sequence DNA encodes these proteins:
- the LOC127063808 gene encoding E3 ubiquitin-protein ligase lubel isoform X9 has translation MNSGKKISSASASSRGKTGGTRLRELHMNNPGAEKWRPMAISNPSTRLRMARTMPHWVLAQQQKDAEERKERIPTPPKVPPPSLSGDCGDPDYEIIEFPIRGTPQKTTPMSTDLPSITKHSKCALCGTENVFARCDTCKENYCEACDDMNHKHPKRKAHVRRRIVTETAAKNRPPLPPKGENLAGPPPVPPPRRNRKSSQAKLTQNQGGTNRSLIEKPGSTKRDVSNASGSSSTTRETNFQGSKINTTIEGSGSSTDKMSTLQERYRRYQEAMRAQDANRRRRTPSDASSRETASPRPVSIGSSKATPPLPPPPPPRSIIQSTSVCDLSAPHMWNLGMHQAQSMAQLGPGGMPMMWYSPNNPWDASMSASTLSLNHPPLWAYPMGYHPSQMLPPHYPGTLSRPHSPARSLKSSRRSRAPSPSPSIKSRKSIVSRSRSRISPGSPSDASSEDSEESDFDDRLSRGSRSIRRGSVPRSIRQRSYQDNDGSRTLLSRPRRERLTSEDRMTSTEEQWSENQSTRRYSMSSRGYEDSRRNTIDSRLRNIENGTYHDQRRERRRRKSTDEELSDRKSNPTARTRITSSSDDHFERTEKRSTLYDDEILSSKRHSLRNEDDPRRSISQRASRMTLAESQRQALDSRDSTLKRETENESERLSSRSIRNATTDVEELRKREQRIQDQNNISSKRISSFKREDSLDQAERASVQRSSRRSSIETDTNQNFKRLSSREMSRTKEDDERILARNKKESSVDRDSQISRTNESIQIKEKKTNVEDSNESVKGSKETVNALKKNSPTNKKGTIELPADEWSCEHCTFINKITERVCVICCKTRSSALPSNETDDADTNIEDIQTIDNDNKQVSGSTEDPNPDLEKKTNLLKISNSEESGDSGSTKNKGISLAESSTDMHDVKLAESSTTSERKDEGTLTSSTLTLSLSKGTNPEDIDELVKRPALSKSNERIEETRKVSTGTSPPPQSISTQTYDFLPRGGSGSLRRSMSTSKGFLSYEDSETEEPNRFTNSPDLYPRTIQEQYLRQAISSQSRDRTRRNSIDSAHLYYRSREPSQPRFIEAGPSTSTQGVSTLTRQGLEIVELLREAERQGYSTDDVQVALAQGASNPIEWLKTQWPRSIEAVQILVSTQGKEQRENNIGVLSVNEAKDALRSVKGDVWNAVTIATQRRQHKTAEILTKGNFTMADVVKALDNNDGIVDAALLELQKNQLKPFLMRIWGPPVGVENDGAAPQGDAAGIVGGATRILEQITTVSDTEAKKQVMSPIIDNFVALQTDFRKQLAALRQMTYNWEYEKDPLNDTRGNNSVDLLGSSNGEDPTIDETLLPRSIENIHSNQTVDVEIEQTNKVENTMDDKNNRLESSITESIENKQKIDDTNIIENNAGLTIEEQLEINEKDRSIDENRTKEVISIDESSKKIETRDKDDRNNNSKDIATVNSYDAIVTNEKHFNSETVTVTEKSDDEDVTKGNKEITNENEVSMGEDEITQKEDRRLFRNETLPEDKKNSSQETSLQQDTNIVEQPDLKMHNDTTDRTITRKVNERNKSQVENLFRNEGSSINELGLEVNAVPQSKTMELLMSAVRSLPEQMIGPFVTAMKMLSPKLTTIDTDTDVNENDIDENYSNPASTPRLVHSESMIGEKEVENNNVNDRPIDISALDKNEVKDTISESIDENKESTTIDRAQEETEIEQPSRVVPDKGHENKNISKPDNVNVKFEPKDLTDQQKDFRARTARRLLAEGRASNYEEAEVAASLLALKFGDAEAIHAAKECGSVESALAFLQQECELCTGRYAMSQMISMLKCTHRCCNECAKNYFTIQISDRNIIDAVCPFCKEPNLRDANEDDVLEYFSNLDIQLKSLLDSPIHELFQRKLRDRTLMQDPNFKWCIQCSSGFYADPEHKRLICPDCRSITCAFCRKPWEKQHEGITCEQFAAWKDENDPDNQAAGLAKHLADNGIDCPKCKFRYSLSRGGCMHFTCSQCKFEFCCGCGKAFLMGAKCSISPYCAKLGLHAHHPRNCLFYLRDKEPAQLQQLLKENDIEYDTEGPIGERKCKVQLQKETPAGVVDAICNSDVVEGQAGLCRIHYVEYLVRKIRSTQLEPLPLLNIDDLETCVKRSGLKLPPNWQHYIEYLAGLVLKSKLDPVAIFDLNDAKQELRRRGKVPPAKDQEMSERDYLQACIQIVQKEIPLE, from the exons CGACCTACCATCCATTACCAAACACAGCAAATGTGCCCTTTGCGGCACCGAGAACGTCTTTGCACGATGCGACACCTGCAAAGAGAATTATTGCGAAGCGTGTGACGACATGAATCATAAACATCCCAAGAGAAAAGCTCACGTTAGACGGAGGATCGTGACTGAAACTGCAGCAAAGAACAGACCACCTTTGCCACCAAAAGGTGAAAATCTAGCTGGTCCACCTCCTGTACCACCACCGAGAAGAAATCGCAAGAGCTCTCAG GCCAAACTCACGCAGAATCAAGGAGGTACGAATCGATCATTGATCGAGAAACCGGGAAGTACGAAGCGTGATGTTTCCAACGCTAGTGGATCATCGTCGACGACTAGGGAGACAAATTTTCAAGGATCGAAGATCAACACCACGATCGAAGGATCGGGATCGAGTACCGACAAGATGTCTACCTTACAG GAAAGATACAGGAGATATCAGGAAGCAATGAGAGCCCAAGATGCAAATCGACGAAGACGTACACCATCCGATGCTTCGTCGAGAGAAACCGCAAGTCCCAGGCCAGTTAGCATAGGGAGTTCTAAAGCGACGCCGCCTttaccacctccaccacctcccAGATCTATAATACAATCGACCAGCGTGTGCGATCTCTCGGCACCGCACATGTGGAATCTCGGAATGCATCAG GCTCAATCGATGGCACAGTTAGGTCCCGGTGGAATGCCAATGATGTGGTACTCGCCGAACAATCCCTGGGACGCGTCGATGAGTGCTTCGACCTTGAGTTTAAATCATCCACCTTTATGGGCATACCCCATGGGATATCATCCGTCTCAAATGTTACCACCGCATTATCCGGGAACTCTGTCGAGACCGCACAGTCCAGCGAGGAGTTTAAAGTCGAGCAGAAGGTCCAGGGCACCCTCGCCATCTCCAAGTATAAAATCAAGAAAGTCTATCGTctcgagatcgagatcgagaatATCCCCTGGATCGCCTTCGGACGCTAGCTCCGAAGATTCCGAGGAATCTGACTTCGACGATAGACTTTCTCGAGGATCGAGAAGTATCAGACGAGGTAGCGTTCCAAGAAGTATCAGACAGAGAAGTTATCAAGATAACGATGGTTCTAGGACTTTACTGTCTCGACCTCGTCGAGA GAGACTAACGTCGGAGGATAGGATGACCAGCACGGAGGAACAATGGTCTGAAAATCAATCAACCAGACGGTACTCGATGTCCTCGAGAGGTTACGAGGACTCTCGAAGGAACACGATCGATTCTCGTCTTCGGAACATCGAAAATGGAACTTACCATGATCAGCGAcgcgaacgacgacgacgtaaaAGTACCGACGAGGAACTGTCCGATCGAAAATCTAATCCAACAGCTAGAACAAGGATCACCAGTTCCTCCGACGATCATTTCGAACGAACGGAGAAACGTTCGACGTTATACGACGACGAAATCCTTTCGTCGAAGAGACACTCTTTGAGAAACGAAGACGATCCGAGGAGATCCATCTCGCAGAGAGCTTCGAGAATGACTTTGGCAGAGTCGCAAAGACAAGCTCTGGATTCTCGTGATTCGAccttgaaaagagaaacggaaaaCGAGTCGGAACGTCTTTCGTCGCGTTCTATACGAAACGCCACGACGGACGTCGAAGAACTGCGAAAAAGGGAACAGCGTATTCAGGACCAAAATAATATCTCGTCCAAGAGAATATCGTCCTTTAAGAGAGAGGACTCGTTGGATCAGGCTGAACGAGCTTCGGTACAGCGCAGCTCTAGAAGGTCTTCCATCGAAACGGATACGAATCAAAACTTTAAAAGATTGTCTTCGCGCGAAATGTCGCGAACGAAGGAGGACGACGAAAGGATCCTAGCgaggaataagaaagaatcgaGCGTAGATCGGGACTCTCAAATATCTCGAACTAACGAATCCATTCAaatcaaagagaagaaaacgaacgtGGAAGACAGCAATGAGTCGGTCAAAGGATCGAAAGAAACAGTAAAcgcgttaaagaaaaattctcctacgaataaaaaaggtaCGATCGAATTACCAGCTGACGAGTGGTCCTGCGAGCATTGCACTTTCATAAACAAAATCACCGAACGCGTTTGCGTAATCTGCTGCAAAACCAGAAGCAGTGCCCTACCTTCGAACGAGACGGATGATGCCGATACCAACATAGAAGATATTCAAACAatcgataacgataacaaacAAGTGTCGGGTTCTACCGAGGATCCTAATCCCGATTtggagaagaaaacaaatcttttgaaaatctCGAATAGCGAAGAAAGTGGTGACAGTGGATCGACAAAGAACAAAG GTATAAGCCTAGCAGAAAGTTCGACAGATATGCATGACGTTAAATTAGCCGAATCATCGACTACGTCCGAGAGAAAAGACGAAGGAACTTTGACATCCTCGACACTAACATTATCCTTATCAAAAGGAACTAACCCTGAAGATATCGATGAACTCGTAAAACGACCTGCGTTATCTAAATCCAATGAGAGGATCGAAGAAACTCGTAAAGTTTCAACCGGAACGTCTCCGCCACCGCAAAGTATTTCCACCCAA ACATACGATTTTCTTCCACGAGGAGGTAGTGGTTCCCTTCGTAGATCGATGTCAACTTCCAAAGGATTTTTGTCTTACGAGGATAGCGAGACAGAG GAACCAAATAGATTTACGAACAGTCCCGATCTGTATCCACGAACGATACAAGAACAATATCTGCGGCAAGCGATTTCAAGTCAGAGCAGAGATCGAACTCGAAGAAATTCCATCGACTCCGCTCATCTCTATTATCGCTCTAGG GAACCTAGCCAGCCTAGATTCATCGAAGCAGGTCCTAGTACCTCGACTCAAGGTGTATCTACGTTGACTCGTCAAGGATTAGAAATCGTCGAGCTCTTGCGAGAAGCAGAGAGACAAGGATATTCGACTGACGACGTTCAGGTGGCTTTAGCACAGGGTGCGTCCAATCCAATAGAATGGTTAAAGACACAATGGCCTCGTTCGATCGAGGCTGTTCAAATCTTGGTAAGCACCCAAGGgaaagaacagagagaaaataatatcggTGTCCTTTCTGTAAACGAAGCGAAGGATGCTTTAAGGTCGGTCAAAGGTGACGTTTGGAATGCTGTCACCATTGCTACCCAACGTAGACAGCACaag aCCGCAGAAATTCTAACAAAAGGCAATTTTACAATGGCTGATGTTGTTAAAGCTCTCGATAACAACGATGGCATCGTCGATGCCGCTTTACTCGAGCTACAGAAAAATCAACTGAAGCCGTTTTTAATGAGGATCTGGGGTCCTCCGGTCGGGGTTGAAAATGATGGTGCTGCACCACAAGGAG ATGCGGCTGGTATAGTTGGTGGTGCAACAAGGATTCTCGAACAGATTACCACTGTATCGGATACGGAGGCGAAGAAGCAGGTAATGTCACCAATTATTGACAATTTCGTCGCATTGCAGACCGACTTTAGAAAACAGCTGGCGGCACTAAGACAAATGACTTATAATTGGGAATACGAGAAAGACCCTCTAAACGACACTCGAGGTAATAATTCGGTTGATTTACTCGGCAGCTCGAACGGCGAAGATCCAACGATCGACGAAACCCTATTGCcaagatcgatagaaaatattcattcgaaTCAGACGGTCGATGTAGAGAttgaacaaacgaacaaagtAGAAAATACTATGGACGATAAGAATAATCGATTAGAGAGTAGTATAACTGAATCaatagaaaacaaacaaaaaattgacgatacgaatattatagaaaataatgcaGGATTAACGATAGAGGAACAATTGGAGATCAATgaaaaggatcgatcgattgacgAAAATAGGACAAAAGAAGTAATTAGCATCGAtgaatcgtcgaaaaaaatagaaactcgTGATAAAgacgatcgaaataataattccaaAGATATTGCGACAGTAAATTCGTACGATGCAATTGTTACGAATGAGAAACATTTCAATTCTGAGACTGTTACGGTAACGGAGAAATCCGATGATGAAGATGTTACGAAAgggaataaagaaataacgaatgaGAATGAAGTATCGATGGGTGAAGATGAAATAACGCAGAAGGAGGATAGAAGGCTCTTTCGTAACGAGACTTTGCcagaggataaaaaaaatagttctCAAGAGACCTCCCTTCAACAAGATACAAATATAGTCGAGCAACCGGATCTGAAAATGCATAATGACACTACGGATAGAACGATAACAAGAAAAGTAAACGAGCGAAACAAGTCTCaggtagaaaatttatttaggaACGAAGGTTCTTCCATAAACGAGCTTGGTTTAGAAGTAAACGCTGTACCCCAGTCTAAGACGATGGAGTTGCTAATGTCTGCTGTTAGATCCTTGCCGGAACAAATGATAGGACCTTTCGTAACGGCTATGAAAATGTTATCGCCTAAATTAACGACGATCGATACCGATACCGATGTAAATGAAAAcgatatcgatgaaaattattccAACCCTGCCTCCACTCCTCGTCTTGTTCATTCCGAGTCAATGATCGGAGAAAAGGaggtagaaaataataatgtaaatgatcgaccgatcgatataTCTGCATTAGATAAAAACGAAGTTAAGGATACAATCTCTGAAtctatcgatgaaaataaagaaagtacTACGATCGATAGGGCtcaagaagaaacagaaatcgAACAACCATCTAGGGTCGTGCCTGATAAAGgacatgaaaataaaaatatatcgaagccGGATAACGTCAATGTGAAATTCGAACCGAAGGATTTGACGGATCAACAGAAGGACTTCCGAGCG AGAACGGCACGTAGATTGTTAGCGGAGGGACGTGCATCGAATTACGAGGAGGCCGAAGTAGCTGCCAGTTTATTAGCTCTCAAATTCGGAGATGCAGAAGCTATTCATGCCGCTAAGGAATGTGGTAGTGTCGAGTCGGCTCTTGCATTTTTACAACAAGAATGCGAACTTTGTACCGGACGTTATGCGATGAGTCAG atgaTATCAATGTTGAAATGTACACATCGCTGTTGTAACGAGTGTGCCAAAAATTATTTCACCATTCAGATAAGCGATAGAAATATCATAGACGCTGTATGTCCGTTTTGCAAAGAGCCTAATCTGAGGGATGCGAACGAAGACGACGTTCTAGAATATTTTAGTAATCTAGACATTCAATTAAAATCACTTTTGGATTCTCCTATTCACGAACTCTTTCAAAGAAAACTAAGAGATCGGACTCTTATGCAAGATCCTAATTTTAAATGGTGCATTCAG TGCTCGAGTGGTTTCTACGCGGACCCGGAACACAAGAGACTGATCTGTCCTGACTGCAGATCTATAACGTGTGCCTTTTGTCGAAAGCCT TGGGAGAAACAACACGAAGGTATAACTTGCGAACAATTCGCAGCTTGGAAAGATGAAAACGATCCAGACAATCAAGCGGCTGGTTTAGCGAAACATTTGGCCGACAATGGTATTGATTGTCCCAAGTGTAAATTCCGATATTCTTTATCTCGAGGAG GTTGCATGCATTTTACCTGCAGTCAATGCAAATTTGAATTTTGTTGTGGTTGTGGTAAAGCCTTTCTTATGGGCGCTAAATGCTCGATTAGTCCGTATTGCGCAAAATTAGGCCTTCACGCTCATCATCCGCGCAATTGTCTCTTTTATCTTCGCGACAAGGAACCCGCGCAATTACAACAATTACTCAAAGAGAACGACATCGAGTACGATACGGAAGGGCCAATAGGTGAAAGGAAATGTAAAGTTCAATTGCAAAAGGAAACCCCAGCGGGTGTTGTCGATGCGATTTGCAATTCGGACGTCGTCGAGGGACAAGCTGGTTTATGCAG GATTCATTACGTCGAGTATCTTGTTCGAAAGATACGTTCTACGCAGTTGGAACCTCTTCCGCTATTGAATATAGATGATCTCGAGACTTGCGTTAAACGAAGCGGCTTAAAACTACCTCCAAATTG GCAGCACTACATTGAATACTTGGCGGGCCTGGTACTCAAAAGCAAGCTGGACCCTGTGGCTATCTTTGACTTGAACGACGCCAAGCAAGAGTTGCGCCGACGGGGAAAAGTTCCCCCTGCGAAGGACCAGGAAATGTCCGAGCGGGATTATCTCCAGGCGTGTATTCAG ATTGTACAAAAGGAAATTCCACTGGAATAA